DNA from Bacteroidales bacterium:
AATGTTTATTAAATCACAGAATATTTAAACCATAGCCTTGCTTTTTCATATGATATTATCTCGTTTTAAACTAAAAGCATCTTATTTTGGGGTAATTTACCCTGAAAAATTGTTTTATTTTGACTTTGTAAAAAATATTGAAATTTTAACAAATATATATTGGGCTGACAATCAATAAAATATAAAAAATTCACATAAGGGATAAAGTATTATAATATTTTTTAATTTTAATATAAAAAACCGAATAACCATAAAGGAATCTTATTTGCAAATCCTGTTTCAATATTATCAATTGAAAGAAACGAATTTTCAATATTCTTAATTTGTTTATTATCCTTATTTTTTCCGCCAATTTCAAACGTATATTTATTATCTATCAAGAAATCACTGCTTTTAGTATAATTAACAACATGTTTATATCGTAATTGATTCATAAAAAAAGTTTCTCTTTGAGTTCCTCTATTTATATTGTTTTTATCAATTGCAAAGGCTAAATTTGTATTATTTAAAAATATTTTTTGCGGCTTACTAAAAATTCTATTACCGATTACTTTTGCTCCGAGCGTATTAATAAGTTCTGCTTTTTCCAGCAAATTAAAATATTTAATTAATGTTCTTTGATCTGTAATATACAGTTTATTTGAAATATCACTTAAATTTACCGAATACGGAACAGTAGTTGCAACTGAAAATAATAATTGTTTTAATTTGGACAATGTTTCATATGAAATATCCGAAACATAAGGAATGTCAGTTTCTATAACAACATTAATAATATCTGCTAATCTGTCATTATATTTTTCGGAACTTTCAATAAAAAAAGGATAATAACCGGTTTGTAAATATTGTTTAAATTCCGGTAATATTTTTATTTTATTTATAATTTCATTACTGATATCTTGATGATTACTTATAAGTTCACTTAAAGAAAAAGATTTAAAATCTATTTCTCGATAAAATTGTAAATATTCTCTAAAAGACAATCCATTAAGAGAGTAAGAAGATTTTCTGCGACTTAAATCACCTTTACTTTGATATAATTGCAAAATCGAAGAACCTGAATATACTACAAATAAATCCGGTATAGTATCATATATATTTTTTAACTCTTGTGCCCAGTCAAGTTCTTTTTGCTTCTGAGGATATTTATGAACCTCATCAATAAATAAATATTGTCCGCCGTATTTAAAATACTCTTCGGCAGTTTCAAATAATTGGTTTTTATAAAAATAAGGAATATCTAATGAAATATACAAAACATTGTTACCCGTATCACTTAATTCTTTCGCCTTTTGAAGCATTAATGTTGTCTTACCCACACCTCTTGCCCCTTTAATTTCAATTAACTTTTCATTCCAATTAATTTGAGTAAATAAACTTCTTTTAAAATTTAATTTAACAGATTTTAATAACCTGTTGCTTATTTCGTGTAATTGTTCCATTTATCTTTTTTACAAAGATAAACAATTTTGTAATTAATTACAAACTAATTTAGCAGAAACATGTAATGTATTACAATTTATTTGCAATTCTTTTCTGCGTTATGTACAGCTTTTCAACACCATATATTTTAACATTTGAATCTATATTTTAAAACCATATTAAGTAAAAACTTGTTAATTAGAAATATAAGCGATAAAAAAATACGATTATAAAATATTTAATATTCATTTCATTTTTTTACTTTACTAAACTTAAAACCTTTTGGTGCTTTTTGAGAAATCTTTTTATGGTATGGGCTAATATAAATTGTTGCAATTTTTTCTTTAGCTACTGAAATAATATAAGCATCAATCGGATTCTCAATATTATTAACACTCATAGAACCTCTCCTTTTAAATTCAATTTTATTTCCATCATTTGTTATCAGTCTTTTTAGGTAAACCGTGCTTCCAAAAACACTATTAACCGGTACCGGATTTGTAATTTCAATTCCAAATTCTCCGAATCCTTCGGGTATAATATCTAAATCCGTCCCTTGTGGATTTTCATCTGACATTAGTTTCATTAGTTCCATTAATTCTTTCATTTTATAATTTTTTGTTATTTTATAATAAATTTTTCAATTCTTGTTTTTGTATATTCCGGCAAATCGGAATTGTAAAGCTTAAATGAGTTAACATTCATTTCTGTAAACCATTTTGTCAAATATGCTTTTATTACATCTTCATCATTTTTATGTTGAGGTGAAGGATTAATTTCTAAAACCAAAATGTCAAGATTGTTCAAATCGTTACGTGTTGTAATATAGCCATAATCATCTTTTGTAATTTTTTCTTCCCAATTTGAATTTCGTAAATTATTTGATTTTATCAATTTTGGGAGTAAATACGAAGTCCTATTT
Protein-coding regions in this window:
- a CDS encoding AAA family ATPase, coding for MEQLHEISNRLLKSVKLNFKRSLFTQINWNEKLIEIKGARGVGKTTLMLQKAKELSDTGNNVLYISLDIPYFYKNQLFETAEEYFKYGGQYLFIDEVHKYPQKQKELDWAQELKNIYDTIPDLFVVYSGSSILQLYQSKGDLSRRKSSYSLNGLSFREYLQFYREIDFKSFSLSELISNHQDISNEIINKIKILPEFKQYLQTGYYPFFIESSEKYNDRLADIINVVIETDIPYVSDISYETLSKLKQLLFSVATTVPYSVNLSDISNKLYITDQRTLIKYFNLLEKAELINTLGAKVIGNRIFSKPQKIFLNNTNLAFAIDKNNINRGTQRETFFMNQLRYKHVVNYTKSSDFLIDNKYTFEIGGKNKDNKQIKNIENSFLSIDNIETGFANKIPLWLFGFLY